A stretch of the Archangium violaceum genome encodes the following:
- a CDS encoding LysR substrate-binding domain-containing protein, whose translation MNRWEGIDEFVAVAETSSFSRAAERLGVSSSHVSRQISRLEDRLQARLFYRTTRRVSLTEAGHTFLAHCQRLAEERDEAFLAVSDLQGTPKGLLRMTSAVTYGERFIVPLVNAFMARHPGLRVDIHLTNQTVDLVQEGFDLAIRLGRLTDSTLVATRLAPRSMYLCAAPEYLERYGTPHSLSELERHPCLIGTTDAWVFQDEQGHEHVFRARGPWRCNSGAAVLDAALRGFGLCQLPDYYVREHLRSGRLISLLEANQPPNTAVWALYPQKRHLSPKVRLLVEHLKRELPLLPEYRA comes from the coding sequence ATGAACCGGTGGGAAGGAATCGACGAGTTCGTCGCCGTGGCCGAGACGAGCAGCTTCTCGCGCGCGGCCGAGCGCCTGGGGGTGTCCTCCTCGCACGTGAGCCGGCAGATCAGCCGTCTGGAGGACAGGCTCCAGGCGCGGCTCTTCTACCGCACCACCCGGCGCGTGTCGCTGACGGAGGCGGGGCACACCTTCCTGGCCCATTGTCAGCGGCTCGCCGAGGAGCGGGACGAGGCCTTCCTCGCGGTCAGCGACCTACAGGGCACGCCCAAGGGTCTACTGCGCATGACGTCGGCGGTGACGTACGGCGAGCGCTTCATCGTGCCGCTGGTCAACGCCTTCATGGCTCGGCATCCCGGGCTGCGCGTGGACATCCACCTCACCAACCAGACAGTGGACCTGGTGCAGGAGGGGTTCGATCTGGCGATCCGGCTCGGCCGGCTGACGGACTCCACGCTGGTGGCGACGCGCCTGGCGCCGCGGTCGATGTACCTGTGCGCCGCGCCGGAGTACCTGGAGCGCTACGGCACGCCGCACAGCCTCTCGGAGCTGGAGCGCCACCCGTGTCTGATTGGCACCACGGATGCCTGGGTGTTCCAGGACGAGCAGGGCCACGAGCACGTCTTCCGGGCGCGCGGGCCGTGGCGCTGCAACAGTGGCGCGGCGGTGCTGGATGCGGCGCTGCGGGGCTTCGGCCTCTGCCAGCTCCCGGACTACTACGTGCGCGAGCACCTGCGCTCGGGCCGGCTCATCTCCCTGCTCGAGGCCAACCAGCCGCCGAACACCGCCGTCTGGGCGCTCTATCCGCAGAAGCGGCACCTCTCGCCCAAGGTTCGCCTGTTGGTGGAGCACCTCAAGCGCGAGCTGCCGCTGCTGCCCGAATACCGGGCCTGA
- a CDS encoding SDR family NAD(P)-dependent oxidoreductase, with protein MIKADRPKLSDRPLAVVTGASSGIGYELARQFARNGFDLLVCAEDPGIVEAAQTFETLGARVESIQADLSIYDGVEKLYARTQALGRPVDAIAINAGVGVGGDFARETSLEAELNLINLNVTSAVHLSKRVLKDMVARGEGRILFTSSIAAAMPGPFEAVYAASKAFLLSFSEAIRNELKDTGITVTALLPGPTETNFFHRAGMEDTKAGQKDEQDSAELVARQGFEALMAGEDKVVAGSFRNKAMAAAAKVLPDKASAEQHRKLSEPGSGRHH; from the coding sequence ATGATCAAGGCTGACAGACCCAAGCTATCGGATCGCCCCCTCGCGGTCGTGACGGGCGCTTCCAGCGGCATCGGTTACGAGCTCGCCAGGCAGTTCGCGCGCAATGGCTTCGACCTCCTGGTCTGCGCGGAGGACCCCGGCATCGTGGAAGCCGCGCAGACCTTCGAGACCCTGGGTGCCAGGGTGGAGAGCATTCAGGCGGACCTCTCCATCTACGACGGTGTCGAGAAGCTCTACGCGCGGACCCAGGCGCTGGGCCGTCCCGTGGATGCCATCGCCATCAACGCGGGCGTGGGCGTGGGCGGTGACTTCGCCCGGGAGACGTCGCTCGAGGCCGAGCTCAACCTCATCAACCTCAACGTCACGTCCGCCGTGCACCTCTCCAAGCGCGTGCTGAAGGACATGGTCGCGCGCGGGGAGGGACGCATCCTGTTCACCTCGTCCATCGCGGCCGCCATGCCCGGGCCCTTCGAGGCCGTGTATGCCGCCTCCAAGGCCTTCCTGCTCTCGTTCTCCGAGGCCATCCGCAACGAGCTCAAGGACACCGGCATCACGGTCACGGCGCTCCTGCCGGGCCCCACCGAGACGAACTTCTTCCACCGCGCGGGCATGGAGGACACCAAGGCGGGGCAGAAGGACGAGCAGGACAGCGCGGAGCTCGTCGCGCGTCAGGGCTTCGAGGCCTTGATGGCCGGTGAGGACAAGGTCGTCGCCGGTTCGTTCAGGAACAAGGCGATGGCCGCCGCGGCCAAGGTGTTGCCCGACAAGGCCTCGGCCGAGCAGCACCGCAAGCTGTCGGAGCCGGGTTCGGGCCGCCACCACTGA
- a CDS encoding SPW repeat protein, producing MWARWLNVILGFWLVSAPFVLDYRLRVAQLNDLCVGLGVILMALAAIAIPKLRYANTLLAVWLILSPFALGYGGYRTPTLNAIIVGVLVGVLSLVWDHRTWTPHRRPLTDA from the coding sequence ATGTGGGCTCGCTGGTTGAACGTCATCCTGGGCTTCTGGTTGGTGTCGGCTCCTTTCGTGCTCGACTACCGTCTCCGGGTAGCGCAGCTCAATGACCTGTGCGTGGGTCTGGGCGTCATCCTGATGGCCCTCGCGGCCATCGCCATCCCCAAGTTGCGCTACGCCAATACCCTGCTCGCCGTGTGGCTCATCCTCTCGCCCTTCGCGCTGGGTTATGGCGGCTACCGCACCCCCACCCTCAACGCCATCATCGTGGGCGTGCTCGTCGGCGTGCTGTCGCTCGTCTGGGATCACCGGACGTGGACGCCCCATCGAAGGCCGCTCACCGACGCGTAG
- a CDS encoding TolC family protein — translation MFHDMKNRWPRVGATAVTLGALWLAGVARAQASDEPFTGARVLERAELVRQVLERNPGLEAARAAWRAAQARPELSTALEDPMLRYEMAPLSLFSRETSFGQSIELSQRLPFPGKRALAGEVARAEAEAMRGDFEAARLRLALMASMLYDDLYVVHRGLVVNAHHEEVLREMRRAAEAQYVAGRASQQDPLQAEVELGMLERERLMLESQREVLQAQLNGLLHRAPHLPLPPPPETLAVSTESPPPVESLAEEALKQRPELASQRARVGGGDASVKLARRESFPDVMVMGSYSTMWMETPHRFMAGVALELPLFQGKRRAMVDEARGMLQRMKSEEEQLADDIRVEVAQARARLVEARKAVALYRDRVVPAANDQVAAARAGFESGRNGFQVLLDAEKNQRGVELRFEEALADVQRRQAELQRALGRVPGLPEEGSVP, via the coding sequence ATGTTCCACGACATGAAGAACCGGTGGCCCCGCGTGGGCGCCACCGCGGTGACGCTTGGCGCGCTGTGGCTCGCCGGTGTCGCCCGGGCCCAGGCTTCCGACGAGCCCTTCACGGGCGCGCGGGTGCTGGAGCGGGCGGAGCTCGTGCGGCAGGTGCTGGAGCGCAACCCGGGATTGGAGGCGGCGCGAGCGGCGTGGCGGGCGGCGCAGGCGCGGCCCGAGCTGAGCACGGCGCTGGAGGATCCGATGCTGCGCTACGAGATGGCGCCGCTGTCGCTCTTCTCGCGCGAGACGAGCTTCGGCCAGTCCATCGAGCTGAGTCAGCGGTTGCCCTTTCCGGGCAAGCGGGCGCTGGCGGGCGAGGTGGCCAGGGCCGAGGCGGAGGCGATGCGCGGGGACTTCGAGGCGGCGCGGCTGCGGCTCGCGCTGATGGCCTCGATGCTCTACGACGACCTGTACGTGGTGCACCGCGGGCTGGTGGTGAACGCGCACCATGAAGAGGTGCTGCGCGAGATGCGGCGCGCTGCCGAGGCGCAATATGTCGCGGGCCGGGCGTCGCAGCAGGATCCCCTGCAGGCGGAGGTGGAGCTGGGGATGCTGGAGCGCGAGCGGCTGATGCTCGAGTCCCAGCGCGAGGTCCTCCAGGCCCAGCTCAACGGGCTGCTGCACCGGGCGCCACACCTGCCCCTGCCGCCACCGCCCGAGACGCTCGCGGTGTCCACGGAGTCACCGCCGCCGGTCGAGTCCCTCGCGGAAGAGGCGCTGAAGCAGCGTCCGGAGCTGGCGAGCCAGCGCGCGCGGGTGGGCGGCGGCGACGCGTCGGTGAAGCTGGCGCGGCGCGAGTCCTTCCCGGACGTGATGGTGATGGGCTCGTACAGCACGATGTGGATGGAGACGCCGCACCGGTTCATGGCGGGCGTCGCGCTGGAGCTGCCCCTCTTCCAGGGGAAGCGGCGGGCGATGGTGGACGAGGCGCGGGGGATGCTCCAGCGGATGAAGAGCGAGGAGGAGCAGCTCGCGGACGACATCCGGGTGGAGGTGGCGCAGGCGAGGGCGCGGCTGGTGGAGGCGCGCAAGGCGGTGGCGCTGTACCGGGACCGGGTGGTGCCGGCGGCGAACGACCAGGTGGCGGCGGCGCGAGCGGGCTTCGAGTCCGGGCGCAACGGCTTCCAGGTGTTGCTGGACGCGGAGAAGAACCAGCGCGGCGTGGAGCTGCGCTTCGAGGAGGCCCTGGCGGACGTGCAGCGTCGTCAGGCCGAGCTGCAACGCGCGCTCGGGCGGGTGCCCGGGTTGCCCGAGGAGGGGAGTGTTCCATGA
- a CDS encoding efflux RND transporter periplasmic adaptor subunit, whose product MSTQTSSYRRWLGPLLWSVGLVVLGLVFRGPLVDWFTGARVKDAPAKAAPAATAHEAHGHEQAQGPTGPALPSGPLPGVSVEYARAAFEATERMRLLLANDSLEGLDTRAREVVAALRALAGELKGAEGTKGVESGAEAAERLAETKGLDEARARFGEVTRVLVGLAEADSRLREGWHVFQCPMEKGFNKWVQRNQAMENPYMGRRMLACGVESEWKVGSKPKAPAPAPGEIAHYTCPMHPSVKQAGPGQCPSCGMDLTPVTREELESGTVLIDSIRRQRIGVKTAPVKVGPMDLSVTALGRVTYDETALVDVTLKLDGYIHELHVDATGQPVKKGQALFTLYSPELYAAQQEYLLALKSQAAAKDSGAPERMDSLVHASRKRLELWGLTRAQLDAIAKKGAPIENLPFLAPASGYVLEKSVVAGAAVRAGDRLYRIAPLDKVWVEADVYETDLPRVKVGQEVVVTLPYLPGRTFKGRVGYIYPALQASTRTGRIRVELKNPELELKPDMYAEVQLKQEGGARLQVPESAVLYTGPRRLVFVDLGEGRLAPREVKLGVHAGESYEVLEGLKEGEVVVTSGNFLVAAESRIRSAADHWGGGEHESH is encoded by the coding sequence ATGAGCACGCAAACGTCGTCGTATCGCCGCTGGCTGGGGCCCCTGCTCTGGAGCGTGGGGCTCGTGGTGTTGGGGCTCGTCTTCCGGGGGCCGCTGGTGGACTGGTTCACCGGGGCGCGGGTGAAGGACGCTCCGGCGAAGGCGGCTCCGGCGGCCACCGCGCACGAGGCGCACGGACACGAGCAGGCCCAGGGGCCCACGGGACCGGCACTGCCCTCGGGGCCGCTGCCGGGCGTGTCCGTCGAGTACGCGCGAGCGGCCTTCGAGGCCACGGAGCGGATGCGCCTGCTGCTGGCGAACGACTCGCTGGAGGGGCTCGACACGCGAGCGCGCGAGGTGGTCGCGGCGCTGCGGGCCCTGGCCGGGGAGCTGAAGGGCGCGGAGGGGACGAAGGGCGTGGAGTCGGGCGCGGAGGCGGCCGAGCGGCTCGCGGAGACGAAGGGCCTGGACGAGGCGCGGGCGCGGTTCGGCGAGGTGACCCGGGTGCTGGTGGGCCTGGCGGAGGCGGACTCGCGGCTGCGCGAGGGCTGGCACGTCTTCCAGTGCCCGATGGAGAAGGGCTTCAACAAGTGGGTGCAGCGCAACCAGGCGATGGAGAACCCGTACATGGGCCGGCGGATGCTGGCGTGCGGCGTGGAGTCCGAGTGGAAGGTGGGCTCGAAGCCGAAGGCACCCGCGCCGGCCCCGGGGGAGATCGCCCACTACACGTGTCCGATGCACCCCTCGGTGAAGCAGGCGGGACCGGGGCAGTGCCCGAGCTGCGGCATGGACCTGACGCCGGTGACGCGCGAGGAGCTGGAGAGCGGGACGGTGCTGATCGACTCCATCCGCCGGCAGCGGATTGGCGTGAAGACGGCGCCGGTGAAGGTGGGGCCGATGGACCTGTCGGTGACGGCGCTGGGGCGGGTGACGTACGACGAGACGGCGCTGGTGGACGTGACGCTGAAGCTGGACGGCTACATCCACGAGCTGCACGTGGACGCGACGGGGCAGCCGGTGAAGAAGGGCCAGGCGCTGTTCACGCTCTACAGCCCGGAGCTGTACGCGGCGCAGCAGGAGTACCTGCTGGCGTTGAAGAGCCAGGCGGCGGCGAAGGACTCAGGGGCACCGGAGCGGATGGACTCGCTGGTGCATGCGTCGCGCAAGCGATTGGAGCTGTGGGGCCTGACGAGGGCGCAGCTCGACGCCATCGCGAAGAAGGGCGCGCCCATCGAGAACCTGCCCTTCCTGGCTCCGGCGAGTGGCTACGTGCTGGAGAAGAGCGTGGTGGCGGGCGCGGCGGTGCGAGCGGGAGACCGGCTGTATCGGATCGCCCCGTTGGACAAGGTGTGGGTGGAGGCGGACGTCTACGAGACGGATCTGCCGAGAGTGAAGGTGGGGCAGGAGGTGGTGGTGACGCTGCCGTACCTGCCGGGACGCACGTTCAAGGGACGGGTCGGGTACATCTATCCGGCGCTCCAGGCGAGCACGCGCACGGGCCGCATCCGGGTGGAGCTGAAGAACCCGGAGCTGGAGCTGAAACCGGACATGTACGCGGAGGTGCAGCTGAAGCAGGAGGGAGGAGCGCGGTTGCAGGTGCCGGAGTCAGCGGTGCTGTACACGGGGCCGAGACGCCTGGTGTTCGTGGACCTGGGGGAAGGGCGACTGGCGCCGCGCGAGGTGAAGCTGGGCGTTCACGCGGGAGAGTCGTACGAGGTGTTGGAGGGATTGAAGGAGGGGGAGGTGGTGGTGACGAGTGGGAACTTCCTGGTGGCGGCGGAGAGCCGGATCCGTTCGGCGGCGGACCACTGGGGAGGAGGCGAACATGAGTCCCACTGA
- a CDS encoding efflux RND transporter permease subunit: MSPTEDKTPLPPGEGRGEGIENPGLLQKLIAGSAKNPFFTLLLVGGLALWSVLAMRDTRLDAIPDLSDVQVIVFTEWEGRSPDLMEDQVTYPISSALLAAPKVRYVRGQSMFGMSFVYVIFEDGTDMYWARSRVLEYLDTAKSKLPEGVMPSLGPDATGVGWVFQYALVDETGKTDLQELRSIQDWNIRYALESVPGVAEVASLGGYVKQYQVDVDPNRLRAYGVTLGEVAQAIRESNEDVGGRVLEIAGHEHMIRGRGYIQSTKDIESIPLKVESNGTPVRVKDVAQVSLGPEPRRGLAELDGKGETVGGIVVMRYGQNALDVIDAVKARLAEVQRSLPEGVEVVVTYDRSGLIRDAIATLTDTLVEEMVVVSLIIFLFLLHARSALVPIITLPVAVVLSFLPMLWQGLTANIMSLGGIAVAIGELADASIILVENVHKKLEEWEDAGKPGTRLNVIIHAMQEVGPSVFFSLLVMTVGFIPVFTLEATEGRMFKPLAFTKTYSMAFASVLAVTLTPALAALFIRGKVIREESNPVNRWLVQGYAPVVRWVVRHRKAVVLGSVVVMAFTVPAFLRLGNEFMPPLNEGAILYMPSAPPGMSVTEAAKVLQSMDAELKKIPEVERVFGKMGRAETPTDPAPIGMAETVVTLKPKDQWRPGMTWEGLLREMDEKVQYPGMPNIWWMPIQTRTEMLATGIRSPLGIQVFGDDLETIEKAAVDIEKVMAGVPGTRSAFADRSTGGFYVDVKVKREEAARLGLRVRDVNEVVMGAIGGEEVTQTVEGRERYPVSVRYARELRDTPELLREVLVPTPGGAQVPLGQVADIRFVNGPPMIRSEDGKLVGYVFVDPGDVPIADYVQTARAVVEKEVKLPDGVRIEWSGQFQYFERAKEKLKVVVPLTLLVVLVLLYLNTKSWTETGIVLLAVPFSLIGAIWLLYLLDYNLSVAVWVGLIALAGLDAETGVVMLLYLTLAHQKAQQEGRLRSFADLREAIVEGAARRIRPKLMTVLTTLLGLAPVMWSTGTGADVMKRITAPMVGGVLTSFLLELTVYPALFALWKARKLPPEEPGEDVRIPPESPKALSA, translated from the coding sequence ATGAGTCCCACTGAGGACAAAACCCCTCTCCCTCCGGGAGAGGGACGGGGTGAGGGTATCGAGAACCCCGGGTTGCTCCAGAAGCTCATCGCGGGGAGCGCGAAGAATCCATTCTTCACGCTGCTGTTGGTCGGAGGACTCGCGCTCTGGTCCGTGCTCGCGATGCGAGACACGAGGCTCGACGCGATTCCAGACCTGTCGGACGTGCAGGTCATCGTCTTCACGGAGTGGGAGGGGCGGAGCCCGGACCTGATGGAGGACCAGGTGACGTATCCCATCTCCTCGGCGCTGCTGGCGGCGCCGAAGGTGCGCTACGTCCGAGGGCAGTCGATGTTCGGGATGTCGTTCGTGTACGTCATCTTCGAGGACGGCACGGACATGTACTGGGCGCGGAGCCGGGTGCTGGAGTACCTCGACACGGCGAAGTCGAAGCTGCCGGAGGGGGTGATGCCCTCGCTGGGGCCGGACGCGACGGGAGTGGGCTGGGTCTTCCAGTACGCGCTGGTGGACGAGACGGGGAAGACGGACCTGCAGGAACTGCGGAGCATCCAGGACTGGAACATCCGCTACGCGCTGGAGAGCGTGCCCGGGGTGGCGGAGGTGGCGAGCCTGGGGGGCTACGTCAAACAGTACCAGGTGGACGTGGACCCGAACCGGCTGCGGGCCTACGGGGTGACGCTGGGCGAGGTGGCGCAGGCCATCCGCGAGTCGAACGAGGACGTGGGCGGACGGGTGCTGGAGATAGCGGGCCACGAGCACATGATCCGCGGGCGCGGCTACATCCAGAGCACGAAGGACATCGAGAGCATTCCGCTGAAGGTCGAGTCCAACGGCACACCGGTGCGGGTGAAGGACGTGGCGCAGGTGTCGCTGGGCCCGGAGCCGAGGCGGGGGCTGGCGGAGCTGGACGGCAAGGGCGAGACGGTGGGCGGCATCGTGGTGATGCGCTACGGGCAGAACGCGCTGGACGTCATCGACGCGGTGAAGGCGCGGCTGGCGGAGGTGCAGCGCAGCCTGCCGGAGGGGGTGGAGGTGGTGGTGACGTATGACCGCTCGGGGCTCATCCGGGACGCGATCGCCACGCTGACGGACACGCTGGTGGAGGAGATGGTGGTGGTGAGCCTCATCATCTTCCTCTTCCTGCTGCACGCGAGGAGCGCGCTGGTGCCCATCATCACCCTGCCGGTGGCGGTGGTGCTGTCGTTCCTGCCGATGCTCTGGCAGGGGCTGACGGCGAACATCATGTCGCTGGGCGGAATCGCGGTGGCGATTGGCGAGCTGGCGGACGCCTCCATCATCCTGGTGGAGAACGTGCACAAGAAGCTGGAGGAGTGGGAGGACGCGGGGAAGCCGGGGACGCGGCTGAACGTCATCATCCACGCGATGCAGGAGGTGGGGCCGAGCGTCTTCTTCTCGCTGCTGGTGATGACGGTGGGGTTCATCCCGGTCTTCACGCTGGAGGCGACGGAGGGCCGGATGTTCAAGCCGCTGGCGTTCACGAAGACGTACAGCATGGCGTTCGCGTCGGTGCTGGCGGTGACGTTGACGCCGGCGCTGGCGGCGCTGTTCATCCGGGGGAAGGTGATTCGGGAGGAGTCGAACCCGGTGAACCGCTGGCTGGTGCAGGGGTACGCGCCGGTGGTGCGCTGGGTGGTGAGGCACCGCAAGGCGGTGGTGCTGGGCTCGGTGGTGGTGATGGCCTTCACGGTGCCGGCGTTCCTGCGGCTGGGGAACGAGTTCATGCCCCCGCTGAACGAGGGCGCCATCCTCTACATGCCGAGCGCGCCGCCGGGCATGTCGGTGACGGAGGCGGCGAAGGTGCTCCAGTCGATGGACGCGGAGCTGAAGAAGATACCGGAGGTGGAGCGCGTCTTCGGGAAGATGGGGAGGGCGGAGACTCCAACGGACCCGGCGCCGATTGGAATGGCGGAGACGGTGGTGACGCTCAAGCCGAAGGACCAGTGGCGTCCGGGGATGACGTGGGAGGGCCTGCTGCGGGAGATGGACGAGAAGGTCCAGTACCCGGGCATGCCGAACATCTGGTGGATGCCCATCCAGACGCGCACGGAGATGTTGGCCACGGGCATCCGCAGTCCGCTGGGCATCCAGGTATTCGGAGACGACCTGGAGACCATCGAGAAGGCGGCGGTGGATATCGAGAAGGTGATGGCGGGCGTGCCGGGGACTCGGAGCGCGTTCGCGGACCGCTCGACGGGTGGCTTCTACGTGGACGTGAAGGTGAAGCGCGAGGAGGCGGCCCGGCTGGGCCTGAGGGTGCGGGACGTGAACGAGGTGGTGATGGGGGCGATTGGCGGCGAGGAGGTGACGCAGACGGTGGAGGGTCGCGAGCGCTACCCGGTGAGCGTGCGGTACGCGCGCGAGCTGCGTGACACGCCGGAGCTGCTGCGCGAGGTGTTGGTGCCCACGCCGGGAGGCGCGCAGGTGCCGCTGGGGCAGGTGGCGGACATCCGCTTCGTGAATGGCCCGCCAATGATTCGCAGCGAGGATGGCAAGCTGGTGGGCTACGTCTTCGTGGACCCGGGAGACGTGCCCATCGCCGACTACGTCCAGACGGCGAGGGCGGTGGTGGAGAAGGAGGTGAAGCTGCCGGACGGCGTGCGCATCGAGTGGAGCGGGCAGTTCCAGTACTTCGAGCGGGCGAAGGAGAAGCTGAAGGTGGTGGTGCCGCTGACGCTGCTGGTGGTGCTGGTGCTGCTGTACCTGAACACGAAGTCCTGGACGGAGACGGGGATTGTCTTGCTGGCGGTGCCCTTCAGCCTGATTGGGGCCATCTGGCTTCTGTACCTGCTCGACTACAACCTGAGCGTGGCGGTGTGGGTGGGGTTGATAGCGCTGGCGGGACTGGACGCGGAGACAGGGGTGGTGATGCTGCTGTACCTGACGCTGGCGCACCAGAAGGCGCAGCAGGAGGGCCGGCTGAGAAGCTTCGCGGACCTGCGGGAGGCCATCGTCGAGGGAGCGGCGCGGCGGATCCGCCCGAAGCTGATGACGGTGCTGACGACGCTGTTGGGGCTGGCGCCGGTGATGTGGAGCACGGGGACGGGGGCGGACGTGATGAAGAGAATCACGGCGCCGATGGTGGGAGGCGTGCTGACGTCCTTCCTGTTGGAGCTGACGGTGTACCCGGCCCTGTTCGCGCTGTGGAAGGCGAGGAAGCTGCCACCGGAAGAACCCGGAGAGGACGTGCGGATACCACCGGAGTCCCCGAAGGCCCTGTCCGCGTGA